In a single window of the Serratia quinivorans genome:
- the rpoS gene encoding RNA polymerase sigma factor rpoS: protein MSQNTLKVNELHDDADFDENATEAESFDEKALVEEEASESDLAEEELLSQGVTQRVLDATQLYLGEIGYSPLLTAEEEVYFARRALRGDVPSRRRMIESNLRLVVKIARRYSNRGLALLDLIEEGNLGLIRAVEKFDPERGFRFSTYATWWIRQTIERAIMNQTRTIRLPIHIVKELNVYLRTARELSHKLDHEPSAEEIAEQLDKPVDDVSRMLRLNERITSVDTPLGGDSEKALLDILADEKDNGPEDTTQDDDMKQSIVKWLFELNAKQREVLARRFGLLGYEAATLEDVGREIGLTRERVRQIQVEGLRRLREILQMQGLSIEALFRE from the coding sequence ATGAGCCAAAATACGCTGAAAGTTAACGAGTTACATGACGATGCGGATTTCGACGAGAACGCAACGGAAGCGGAATCATTCGACGAAAAAGCACTGGTTGAAGAAGAGGCCAGTGAGAGTGATCTAGCGGAAGAAGAGTTGTTGTCACAAGGCGTGACCCAACGCGTATTGGATGCGACGCAGCTCTATCTTGGCGAAATCGGTTATTCTCCGCTGCTGACCGCAGAGGAAGAAGTTTATTTTGCGCGGCGTGCACTGCGCGGTGACGTGCCGTCCCGCCGCCGAATGATTGAAAGTAACCTGCGGTTGGTGGTGAAAATCGCCCGCCGTTACAGCAATCGCGGCCTGGCGCTGCTGGATCTGATTGAAGAGGGTAACCTCGGTCTGATCCGCGCAGTGGAAAAGTTTGACCCAGAACGCGGTTTCCGTTTCTCGACTTACGCAACCTGGTGGATCCGGCAGACGATTGAACGGGCGATCATGAACCAAACCCGTACTATCCGCTTGCCTATCCACATTGTTAAAGAACTGAATGTCTATTTGCGCACCGCGCGCGAGCTTTCTCATAAACTGGATCATGAACCGAGCGCTGAAGAGATTGCAGAGCAACTCGACAAGCCGGTCGATGACGTCAGCCGTATGCTGCGCCTGAATGAACGTATCACTTCTGTCGATACGCCATTGGGTGGGGATTCGGAGAAAGCCTTGCTGGACATTCTGGCCGACGAGAAAGACAACGGACCAGAAGACACCACGCAAGACGATGACATGAAACAGAGCATCGTTAAATGGTTGTTCGAACTGAACGCCAAACAGCGTGAAGTGCTGGCGCGTCGTTTTGGCCTGCTGGGCTACGAAGCGGCAACGCTTGAAGATGTGGGTCGTGAAATTGGCCTGACTCGCGAGCGAGTACGTCAGATCCAGGTTGAAGGTTTACGCCGTCTGCGTGAAATTCTGCAAATGCAGGGCCTGAGCATTGAGGCACTGTTCCGCGAGTAA
- the pcm gene encoding Protein-L-isoaspartate O-methyltransferase, which produces MVNKRMQTLLTQLRQQGIRDERLLQAIEAVPRERFVDEALEHKAYENTALPIGSGQTISQPYMVARMTELLNLTPTSRVLEIGTGSGYQTAILAHLVQHVCSVERIKGLQWQAKRRLKQLDLHNVSTRHGDGWQGWASRGPFDAIIVTAAPPEIPPALMEQLDDGGILVLPVGEQAQTLKYIRRQGSEFVIDTVEAVRFVPLVKGELA; this is translated from the coding sequence GGGGATCCGGGACGAACGGTTGCTACAGGCGATCGAAGCAGTGCCGCGTGAACGCTTTGTTGATGAGGCACTTGAACACAAGGCTTATGAGAATACGGCGTTACCTATTGGCTCCGGCCAAACTATCTCTCAACCTTATATGGTTGCACGCATGACCGAACTGCTGAATCTGACGCCAACCTCCAGAGTATTGGAGATCGGCACCGGTTCTGGCTATCAAACCGCTATCCTGGCGCATCTGGTACAGCATGTTTGTTCCGTTGAACGTATTAAGGGGCTGCAATGGCAGGCCAAGCGGCGGCTGAAACAACTCGATCTTCACAATGTTTCCACTCGTCATGGCGATGGCTGGCAGGGTTGGGCATCGCGAGGGCCGTTTGATGCCATCATTGTCACAGCAGCGCCGCCGGAGATCCCTCCGGCGCTGATGGAGCAGTTGGACGACGGTGGCATTCTGGTGTTACCTGTCGGTGAGCAGGCCCAAACTCTGAAGTACATTCGGCGACAGGGAAGCGAGTTTGTTATCGATACCGTCGAAGCGGTGCGTTTTGTTCCCCTGGTGAAGGGTGAACTGGCCTAG
- the mutS gene encoding DNA mismatch repair protein mutS, with product MNSTDKLDSHTPMMQQYLRLKAQHPEILLFYRMGDFYELFYDDAKRASQLLDISLTKRGASAGEPIPMAGVPHHAVENYLAKLVQLGESVALCEQIGDPATSKGPVERKVVRIVTPGTITDEALLQERQDNLLAAIWQDARGFGYATLDISSGRFRVAEPADIETMAAELQRTNPAELLYPETFEQMSLIEQRHGLRRRPLWEFEPETARQQLNLQFGTRDLTGFGVEQAHQALRAAGCLLQYVKDTQRTSLPHIRGITMERQQDGIIMDAATRRNLELTQNLSGGSENTLAAILDHSVTAMGSRMLKRWLHMPTRDIKVLNNRQQAIGSLQDLYSDLQPSLRQVGDLERILARLALRSARPRDLARMRHAFQQLPDIHALLKGVETPYVQQLLSQVGQFDELQDLLERAVVEAPPVLVRDGGVIAPGYNSELDEWRALADGATDYLDRLEIREREKLGLDTLKVGFNGVHGYYIQVSRGQSHLVPIHYVRRQTLKNAERYIIPELKEYEDKVLTSKGKALAIEKGLYEELFDLLLPHLGDLQQSAAALAELDVLANLAERAETLNYACPTISEQPGVRITEGRHPVVEQVLSEPFISNPLSLSPQRRMLIITGPNMGGKSTYMRQTALIVLMAHIGSYVPASKAVIGPVDRIFTRVGAADDLASGRSTFMVEMTETANILHNATENSLVLMDEIGRGTSTYDGLSLAWACAENLASRIKAMTLFATHYFELTTLPEKMEGVVNVHLDALEHGDTIAFMHSVQDGAASKSYGLAVAALAGVPREVIKRARQKLRELEAISSHTATGTVDATQMTLLNEETSPAVEALEALDPDSLSPRQALEWIYRLKNMV from the coding sequence ATGAATAGTACCGATAAGCTCGATTCACACACCCCAATGATGCAGCAGTATCTGCGCCTCAAGGCACAGCACCCCGAGATCCTGCTGTTCTACCGCATGGGCGACTTTTACGAGCTGTTCTATGACGATGCCAAACGCGCTTCCCAACTGCTGGATATCTCGCTGACCAAACGCGGTGCCTCAGCGGGCGAGCCCATTCCGATGGCCGGCGTCCCTCACCATGCGGTCGAGAACTATCTGGCCAAACTGGTGCAGCTTGGTGAATCCGTCGCCCTGTGCGAACAAATCGGCGATCCGGCCACCAGTAAAGGCCCGGTGGAACGCAAAGTGGTGCGCATCGTTACGCCAGGCACCATCACCGACGAAGCCCTGCTGCAAGAACGTCAGGACAACCTGCTGGCGGCAATCTGGCAGGACGCACGCGGCTTTGGCTACGCCACGCTGGACATCAGCTCAGGTCGTTTCCGCGTGGCTGAACCGGCAGATATCGAAACCATGGCGGCAGAGTTGCAGCGCACTAATCCTGCCGAGCTGCTTTACCCCGAAACCTTTGAACAGATGTCGCTGATTGAACAGCGCCATGGCCTGCGCCGTCGCCCACTGTGGGAGTTTGAACCCGAGACTGCACGCCAACAGCTGAATCTGCAGTTCGGCACCCGCGATCTGACCGGTTTCGGCGTTGAACAGGCCCATCAGGCACTGCGCGCCGCCGGTTGTCTGCTGCAATATGTTAAAGATACTCAACGCACCTCATTACCGCATATCCGTGGCATCACCATGGAGCGCCAGCAGGATGGCATTATCATGGATGCCGCCACGCGGCGTAACCTTGAGCTGACCCAGAACCTGTCCGGCGGCAGCGAAAATACCCTGGCGGCCATCCTCGACCACAGCGTGACGGCGATGGGTAGCCGTATGCTTAAGCGCTGGCTGCATATGCCGACCCGTGACATCAAAGTATTGAATAACCGTCAGCAGGCGATCGGCTCCCTGCAAGATCTGTATAGCGACCTGCAACCTTCGCTGCGTCAGGTAGGCGATCTGGAACGCATATTGGCCCGTCTGGCATTACGCAGTGCCCGTCCACGCGATCTGGCCCGTATGCGTCATGCTTTCCAACAGTTGCCGGATATCCACGCGTTACTGAAAGGGGTAGAAACCCCGTATGTGCAACAGCTACTGTCACAGGTCGGTCAGTTTGATGAACTGCAAGACTTGCTGGAACGCGCAGTGGTCGAAGCCCCACCGGTGCTGGTACGCGACGGCGGCGTTATCGCTCCCGGCTACAATAGCGAGCTGGATGAATGGCGTGCACTGGCCGATGGTGCCACCGACTACCTCGACCGTCTTGAGATCCGCGAGCGCGAAAAGCTGGGGCTGGATACGTTGAAGGTCGGCTTCAATGGCGTGCATGGTTATTACATTCAAGTCAGCCGTGGGCAGAGCCACCTGGTACCGATCCACTACGTGCGCCGCCAGACGCTGAAAAACGCCGAACGCTACATCATTCCCGAATTGAAAGAGTATGAAGACAAGGTCTTGACTTCCAAAGGGAAAGCGTTGGCGATCGAGAAGGGTCTGTACGAAGAGTTGTTCGACTTGCTGTTGCCGCACCTGGGCGATCTACAGCAAAGTGCCGCTGCATTGGCCGAGCTGGACGTGCTGGCCAACCTGGCTGAACGTGCCGAAACGCTCAACTACGCCTGCCCAACCATCAGCGAACAGCCCGGTGTACGCATCACTGAGGGCCGCCATCCGGTGGTCGAACAGGTACTGAGCGAGCCGTTTATTTCCAACCCGCTATCGCTGTCGCCTCAGCGGCGAATGTTGATCATTACCGGCCCTAATATGGGCGGTAAAAGTACCTATATGCGCCAAACGGCGCTGATCGTGCTGATGGCACACATCGGCAGCTACGTGCCGGCGAGCAAGGCGGTCATCGGCCCGGTAGACCGAATCTTTACCCGCGTGGGCGCGGCGGACGATCTGGCCTCCGGCCGTTCTACCTTTATGGTAGAGATGACTGAAACCGCCAATATCCTGCACAATGCCACCGAAAACAGCCTGGTGCTGATGGATGAAATTGGCCGCGGTACCTCAACCTACGACGGTCTCTCTCTGGCCTGGGCCTGCGCCGAGAACCTGGCCAGCCGCATTAAAGCCATGACGCTGTTCGCCACCCATTACTTTGAGCTGACCACTCTGCCAGAGAAAATGGAAGGCGTGGTGAACGTGCATCTGGACGCGCTGGAGCACGGCGACACTATCGCCTTTATGCACAGCGTACAGGACGGTGCCGCCAGCAAGAGCTATGGCCTGGCGGTTGCCGCTCTGGCAGGCGTGCCACGTGAGGTGATCAAACGCGCGCGCCAAAAACTGCGCGAGCTGGAGGCGATATCCAGCCATACCGCGACGGGTACCGTTGATGCCACCCAGATGACGCTGCTGAATGAGGAAACCTCACCGGCGGTTGAAGCGCTCGAGGCACTGGATCCGGACTCACTGTCACCTCGTCAGGCGCTGGAGTGGATTTACCGCCTGAAGAATATGGTCTGA
- the nlpD_1 gene encoding Murein hydrolase activator NlpD precursor translates to MITLRRVAVCTMVSLWLAGCTNTESTSAPISSVDGGGAAASSNAGAQANAEGHIVYNRSYTSIPKGSYSGNTYTVKRGDTLFYIAWITGNDYRDLAQRNNIPEPYSLNVGQSIQLGNGSANGNGGMLAATDATSGGVPKPPSTSQIQTATVDSPSTNAYSDNSGKQNVGKMLPAAGAVAATTATAPVTAPVVAPPVSSTVSNSAPVSTWRWPTDGKIIDNFSSSEGGNKGVDIAGTRGQPIFATADGRVVYAGNALRGYGNLIIIKHNDDYLSAYAHNDTMLVREQQEVKAGQKIATMGSTGTSSVRLHFEIRYKGKSVNPLRYLPQR, encoded by the coding sequence ATGATTACATTACGCCGGGTTGCGGTGTGTACGATGGTAAGTTTGTGGTTGGCAGGTTGTACGAACACTGAATCGACATCGGCCCCTATTAGTAGCGTGGACGGTGGCGGAGCCGCCGCATCCAGCAATGCTGGAGCGCAGGCTAACGCTGAAGGGCACATTGTTTACAACCGCAGTTACACTTCGATCCCCAAAGGGAGCTACAGCGGCAATACCTACACGGTTAAGCGCGGAGACACGCTGTTTTACATCGCCTGGATCACCGGAAACGATTACCGTGACCTGGCCCAGCGCAACAATATCCCTGAGCCATACAGCCTGAATGTGGGCCAAAGCATTCAGCTTGGTAATGGTTCCGCCAACGGAAACGGCGGTATGCTGGCGGCAACAGACGCGACCAGCGGCGGTGTTCCTAAGCCACCATCGACCTCTCAGATACAAACTGCAACGGTTGATTCTCCATCAACTAACGCGTATTCTGATAATTCGGGTAAACAGAATGTAGGTAAGATGTTACCTGCAGCAGGCGCAGTGGCGGCAACTACCGCAACAGCCCCTGTTACCGCACCGGTCGTTGCTCCCCCAGTGAGCAGCACCGTCAGCAACAGCGCCCCAGTAAGTACCTGGAGATGGCCAACTGACGGTAAGATTATTGATAACTTTTCCTCATCAGAAGGTGGGAATAAAGGTGTCGATATCGCCGGGACTCGTGGGCAGCCTATCTTCGCTACCGCCGATGGTCGTGTAGTGTACGCAGGCAACGCTTTACGGGGTTACGGTAATCTAATCATCATCAAACACAATGATGATTACCTGAGCGCCTACGCTCACAACGACACAATGCTGGTCCGGGAACAACAAGAAGTGAAGGCGGGTCAAAAAATAGCCACCATGGGTAGCACCGGAACCAGTTCAGTACGTTTGCATTTTGAAATTCGTTACAAGGGGAAATCCGTAAACCCGCTGCGTTATCTTCCGCAGCGATAG